The following coding sequences are from one Rathayibacter sp. VKM Ac-2760 window:
- a CDS encoding NAD-dependent epimerase/dehydratase family protein produces MRRVLILGGSGWLGRRLAERAIEAGDEVTCVARGEAGAVPDGARHLRVDRRDPGAHDRLLGEWDEVVELAHGPELVGPALERLAAAAAHWTLVSSVSVYADVEQPDADETAALVEPVDPGQYADAKVLAERAAAAALRDRLLIARTGLVAGPGDPSDRLGYWPARFARGGTVLAPETDGRFAQAIDVDDLADWLHAAGSAGVTGAVDAVGSAAPLGDLLAAAAELAAFRGDVVHAGDETLLAHGVGYWAGPRSLPLWLPAEAVGLSRRSTASYLRAGGRHRAPEETLRRVLDDERARGVDRPRRSGLEPRDERNILDARR; encoded by the coding sequence ATGCGCAGAGTCCTGATCCTGGGTGGCAGCGGGTGGCTGGGGCGCCGACTCGCGGAGCGGGCGATCGAGGCGGGGGACGAGGTCACCTGCGTGGCCCGCGGTGAGGCGGGAGCGGTTCCCGACGGCGCGCGTCACCTCCGCGTCGACCGGCGCGACCCGGGCGCCCACGACCGACTGCTCGGCGAGTGGGACGAGGTCGTCGAGCTCGCTCACGGGCCCGAGCTCGTCGGCCCCGCCCTCGAACGCCTCGCCGCGGCGGCCGCGCACTGGACGCTCGTCTCCTCCGTCTCCGTCTACGCCGATGTCGAGCAGCCCGACGCCGACGAGACGGCCGCCCTGGTCGAGCCGGTCGACCCCGGGCAGTACGCCGACGCGAAGGTCCTGGCCGAGCGCGCCGCCGCCGCCGCCCTCCGTGACCGCCTGCTGATCGCGCGTACCGGGCTGGTCGCCGGTCCTGGCGACCCGAGCGACAGGCTGGGCTACTGGCCGGCCCGCTTCGCCCGCGGCGGCACGGTCCTGGCTCCCGAGACCGACGGCCGGTTCGCGCAGGCGATCGACGTCGACGATCTCGCCGACTGGCTGCACGCGGCGGGCTCGGCGGGAGTGACCGGAGCGGTCGACGCGGTCGGGTCGGCAGCGCCCCTCGGCGACCTCCTCGCCGCCGCCGCCGAGCTCGCCGCCTTCCGCGGCGACGTCGTGCACGCCGGCGATGAGACCCTGCTCGCGCACGGCGTCGGCTACTGGGCCGGCCCGCGGTCGCTCCCGCTGTGGCTGCCCGCCGAGGCGGTCGGCTTGAGCCGGCGCAGCACCGCCTCGTACCTCCGCGCCGGCGGCCGCCACCGCGCGCCGGAGGAGACGCTGCGCCGCGTCCTCGACGACGAGCGCGCCCGCGGAGTGGACCGGCCCCGCCGGTCCGGCCTGGAGCCTCGGGATGAGCGGAACATCCTCGACGCACGGCGCTGA
- a CDS encoding ATP-binding cassette domain-containing protein: protein MIRLEQLTKVYGQGADAVTVLDRLDFSVGTGEIFAVVGPSGAGKSTLAACVNLLERPTSGSVVVNGDALSQLSEAELRVARRRIGTVFQSDGLFSRRTAAQNVALPLEYLGVTAAETARRVAELLDRVGLADRARAYPHQLSGGQRQRVGIARALALRPSVLLSDEATSGLDPASTTAITTLLKELRDDLGLSILFITHEMETVRQVADSVARLDHGRIVESGRLVDLLRDASSPLGLALNPVRPSVLPGAGLGEWVVGYARDGVPADWVTRLAAAVGPVALLGAAIETIDGRAVGHATIGLGPVEESRLAHAADALGLSVRRGAVRSDALVEETAA from the coding sequence ATGATCCGCCTCGAGCAGCTCACCAAGGTCTACGGGCAGGGCGCCGACGCCGTGACCGTGCTCGACCGCCTCGACTTCTCGGTCGGCACCGGCGAGATCTTCGCCGTCGTCGGCCCGAGCGGCGCCGGCAAGAGCACCCTCGCCGCCTGCGTGAATCTGCTCGAGCGCCCCACCTCCGGCTCCGTCGTCGTCAACGGCGACGCGCTCTCGCAGCTGTCCGAGGCGGAGCTGCGGGTCGCCCGCCGCCGCATCGGCACCGTGTTCCAGTCCGACGGGCTGTTCAGCCGCCGCACCGCCGCGCAGAACGTCGCCCTCCCGCTCGAGTACCTCGGCGTCACCGCGGCCGAGACCGCGCGACGCGTCGCGGAGCTGCTCGACCGCGTCGGCCTCGCCGACCGCGCCCGCGCCTACCCGCACCAGCTCTCCGGCGGCCAGCGCCAGCGGGTCGGCATCGCGCGCGCCCTCGCGTTGCGCCCCTCCGTCCTGCTCTCGGACGAGGCGACCTCGGGACTCGATCCCGCCTCGACCACCGCGATCACCACGCTCCTGAAGGAGCTGCGCGACGACCTCGGCCTGTCGATCCTCTTCATCACCCACGAGATGGAGACGGTCCGCCAGGTCGCCGACTCGGTCGCGCGCCTCGACCACGGCCGCATCGTGGAGTCGGGCCGCCTCGTCGACCTGCTGCGCGACGCGTCCTCGCCGCTCGGCCTCGCGCTCAACCCGGTGCGCCCCTCGGTGCTGCCGGGCGCCGGACTGGGTGAGTGGGTCGTCGGCTACGCCCGCGACGGAGTGCCGGCCGACTGGGTCACGCGCCTCGCCGCCGCGGTCGGTCCGGTCGCCCTGCTCGGCGCGGCGATCGAGACGATCGACGGCCGGGCGGTCGGGCACGCGACGATCGGACTCGGGCCGGTGGAGGAGAGCCGGCTCGCCCACGCCGCCGACGCTCTCGGGCTGTCGGTCCGGCGAGGCGCGGTCCGGTCGGACGCGCTCGTCGAGGAGACGGCAGCATGA
- a CDS encoding dihydrodipicolinate synthase family protein, with protein sequence MLTGLSAFPLTPLRDDAVDEPAFTALVERLAAAGVDSIGALGSTGSAAYLDRGERRRVAALAVRHAGQVPVVVGISALRTSQVLALAEDAQEAGAAAVLLAPVSYQPLTDDDVLGLYEDVTAQLSVPLVVYDNPGTMHVTMTDELYGAIARLPRVASIKIPGVPADPTAAAERVAAIRAQVPAGVTIGVSGDASAARGLLAGCDAWYSVIGGTLPGPALTIARAAQSGDRAAAEAESARLQPLWDLFAEHGGSYRVIAAIAEQLGLAAPDCLPRPIRGLDARARGRVAEVVAALDLGTPAR encoded by the coding sequence GTGCTCACCGGACTCAGCGCCTTCCCGCTCACCCCGCTCCGCGACGACGCCGTCGACGAGCCGGCCTTCACCGCCCTCGTCGAGCGCCTCGCCGCGGCCGGCGTCGACTCGATCGGGGCGCTCGGCTCGACCGGCTCCGCCGCCTACCTCGACCGCGGGGAGCGCCGCCGGGTCGCCGCGCTCGCGGTGCGGCACGCCGGCCAGGTGCCGGTCGTCGTCGGGATCAGCGCGCTGCGGACCTCGCAGGTGCTGGCCCTCGCCGAGGACGCGCAGGAGGCGGGCGCCGCGGCGGTGCTCCTCGCTCCCGTCAGCTACCAGCCGCTGACGGACGACGACGTCCTCGGGCTCTACGAGGACGTCACCGCGCAGCTGTCCGTGCCGCTCGTCGTCTACGACAACCCCGGCACCATGCACGTCACGATGACCGATGAGCTGTACGGCGCGATCGCCCGGCTGCCCCGGGTCGCCTCGATCAAGATCCCCGGCGTCCCCGCCGATCCGACCGCCGCGGCCGAGCGCGTGGCCGCGATCCGAGCGCAGGTCCCGGCGGGCGTCACGATCGGCGTCTCCGGCGACGCGTCCGCCGCCCGCGGCCTGCTCGCCGGCTGCGACGCCTGGTACTCGGTGATCGGCGGCACGCTCCCCGGCCCCGCGCTCACGATCGCGCGCGCCGCGCAGTCCGGCGACCGCGCGGCCGCCGAGGCCGAGTCCGCCCGGCTCCAGCCGCTCTGGGACCTCTTCGCCGAGCACGGCGGCAGCTACCGGGTGATCGCCGCGATCGCCGAGCAGCTCGGCCTCGCCGCCCCGGACTGCCTGCCCCGCCCGATCCGCGGCCTCGACGCGCGAGCGCGCGGCCGGGTCGCCGAGGTCGTGGCCGCCCTCGACCTCGGCACTCCCGCCCGCTGA
- a CDS encoding methyltransferase domain-containing protein, with protein sequence MDSENSTAATGRYAHGHHESVLRSHRWRTAENSAGYLLPHLAPGVSILDVGCGPGTITVDLAERVAPGRVLGVDASAEVIAQAAALSSLAEFAVADAYALPFADDSFDVVHAHQVLQHLTRPVDALREWGRVGRLVAARDVDYAGVLIHPFTEGLQAWAALYQRVHRASAGEPDAGRRLKAWARAAGFGSVEVTASLWVFENAEDRAWWGGMWADRAVSSSFAATALERGLATQAELEAISEAWRAWARDEDGWLSMPHGELLAR encoded by the coding sequence ATGGACTCCGAGAACAGCACGGCCGCGACCGGCCGCTACGCGCACGGCCACCACGAGAGCGTGCTGCGCTCGCACCGCTGGCGCACGGCGGAGAACTCCGCGGGCTACCTCCTGCCGCACCTCGCGCCCGGCGTCTCGATCCTCGACGTGGGCTGCGGCCCGGGGACGATCACGGTCGACCTCGCCGAGCGGGTCGCCCCCGGCCGGGTCCTCGGGGTGGACGCCTCGGCCGAGGTGATCGCGCAGGCCGCGGCCCTCAGCTCCCTCGCGGAGTTCGCGGTGGCGGACGCCTACGCGCTGCCGTTCGCGGACGACTCCTTCGACGTCGTGCACGCCCACCAGGTCCTGCAGCACCTCACCCGGCCGGTTGACGCGCTGCGCGAGTGGGGCCGGGTCGGCCGCCTCGTCGCCGCCCGCGACGTCGATTACGCCGGCGTGCTGATCCACCCGTTCACCGAGGGCCTGCAGGCCTGGGCCGCTCTCTACCAGCGCGTGCACCGGGCCTCGGCCGGCGAGCCCGACGCGGGCCGGCGCCTGAAGGCGTGGGCGCGGGCCGCCGGCTTCGGGAGCGTCGAGGTCACCGCGTCGCTCTGGGTCTTCGAGAACGCGGAGGACCGCGCCTGGTGGGGCGGCATGTGGGCGGACCGCGCGGTCTCCTCCTCCTTCGCGGCCACCGCCCTCGAGCGCGGCCTCGCCACGCAGGCCGAGCTCGAGGCGATCAGCGAGGCGTGGCGCGCCTGGGCCCGCGACGAGGACGGCTGGCTCTCGATGCCGCACGGCGAGCTGCTCGCGCGCTGA
- a CDS encoding ATP-binding cassette domain-containing protein, protein MPFSSPTPPSLVLTDCSFAWPDGSIVLDHVTAAFGRGRTALVGANGAGKSTLVRLVAGDLVPTGGTVTATGAVDLLAQRLPRGADDTVADLLGIRGRLDALHAILAGDATAERFDALADDWDVEARAVVALGTAGLDLDADDLLRPVSMLSGGQAVLAAVTGVALRGRPIAVLDEPTNDLDRRSRQLLLALVDGWRGTLVVVSHDRELLEHVDEIAELRDGDLRTSAGTFSDFEERLAVERSAVERDVRAAEQVLRAEKRQRIEAQTMIARRAKAGVKSAQSMPKILANHRRNRAEGTAGRLRSGHAEAEARAKERVDEASGRRRDDDAVRLDLPDPQVPATRRLAELTVRGRTTVLQGPERLGLIGANGTGKTLLLERLVGAEPARPHPVPGTDARALTDRIGYLAQHREDMLDDDRTVLEHVARAAPDLPIPALRDALARLLLRGAIVDRLASTLSGGERFRVALAGVVLARPVPQLLVLDEPTNDLDLATADHLVEVLRAWRGGLLVVSHDDAFLDRLELDGRVVLDGP, encoded by the coding sequence GTGCCCTTCTCTTCACCGACCCCTCCGTCCCTCGTCCTCACCGACTGCTCGTTCGCCTGGCCGGACGGCTCGATCGTCCTCGACCACGTGACGGCCGCGTTCGGCCGCGGTCGCACCGCGCTCGTCGGAGCCAACGGCGCCGGCAAGTCGACGCTCGTGCGGCTCGTCGCCGGCGACCTCGTGCCGACGGGCGGGACCGTCACCGCGACCGGCGCGGTCGACCTGCTGGCGCAGCGCCTGCCGCGCGGCGCCGACGACACCGTCGCCGATCTGCTCGGGATCCGCGGCCGGCTCGATGCGCTGCACGCGATCCTCGCCGGGGACGCCACCGCCGAGCGCTTCGACGCCCTGGCCGACGACTGGGACGTCGAGGCCCGGGCCGTCGTCGCGCTGGGCACTGCCGGCCTGGACCTCGACGCCGACGATCTGCTCCGCCCCGTCTCGATGCTCTCCGGCGGGCAGGCGGTCCTCGCCGCCGTCACCGGAGTGGCGCTGCGCGGCCGGCCGATCGCGGTGCTCGACGAGCCGACGAACGACCTCGACCGCCGCTCCCGGCAGCTGCTGCTCGCGCTGGTCGACGGCTGGCGCGGCACCCTCGTCGTCGTCAGCCACGACCGGGAGCTGCTCGAGCACGTCGACGAGATCGCGGAGCTGCGCGACGGCGACCTGCGCACCTCGGCGGGCACGTTCTCCGACTTCGAGGAGCGGCTCGCCGTCGAGCGCTCGGCTGTCGAGCGCGACGTCCGGGCCGCCGAGCAGGTGCTGCGCGCCGAGAAGCGCCAGCGGATCGAGGCGCAGACGATGATCGCCCGGCGTGCGAAGGCGGGGGTGAAGTCGGCGCAGTCGATGCCGAAGATCCTCGCGAACCACCGCCGGAACCGCGCCGAGGGGACCGCTGGCCGCCTCCGCTCCGGCCACGCCGAAGCCGAGGCGCGCGCGAAGGAGCGGGTGGACGAGGCGTCCGGGCGCCGGCGCGACGACGACGCGGTGCGGCTCGACCTGCCCGATCCGCAGGTGCCCGCGACGCGGCGGCTCGCCGAGCTGACCGTCCGCGGCCGGACCACGGTCCTCCAGGGTCCGGAGCGGCTCGGCCTGATCGGCGCCAACGGCACCGGGAAGACGCTGCTGCTCGAGCGGCTCGTCGGCGCGGAGCCGGCCCGCCCGCATCCCGTACCGGGAACGGATGCGCGGGCGCTCACCGACCGCATCGGCTACCTCGCCCAGCACCGCGAGGACATGCTCGACGACGACCGCACCGTGCTCGAGCACGTCGCCCGGGCCGCGCCGGACCTGCCGATCCCGGCCCTGCGCGACGCGCTCGCGCGGCTGCTGCTGCGCGGCGCGATCGTCGACCGGCTGGCGTCGACGCTCTCGGGCGGGGAGCGGTTCCGGGTGGCGCTCGCCGGGGTGGTCCTCGCGCGACCGGTGCCGCAGCTGCTCGTGCTCGACGAGCCGACCAACGACCTCGACCTGGCGACGGCCGACCACCTGGTCGAGGTGCTGCGGGCCTGGCGCGGGGGGCTCCTCGTCGTCAGCCATGACGACGCGTTCCTCGATCGGCTGGAGCTCGACGGGCGGGTGGTGCTGGACGGGCCGTGA
- a CDS encoding arsenate reductase ArsC, producing MTAPTVLFVCIHNAGRSQMAAGYLRELSGGAVQVRSGGSEPGESINPVAVAAMAEEGIDISQAVPQLMTTEQVQASDVVITMGCGDVCPVFPGKRYEDWNLADPKGRPLEEVRPIRDDIRARVQALVAELLPTAPVE from the coding sequence ATGACCGCCCCCACCGTTCTCTTCGTCTGCATCCACAACGCGGGCCGCTCGCAGATGGCCGCCGGCTACCTGCGGGAGCTCTCCGGCGGCGCCGTTCAGGTGCGCTCCGGCGGCTCCGAGCCGGGCGAGAGCATCAACCCGGTCGCGGTCGCGGCGATGGCGGAGGAGGGCATCGACATCTCGCAGGCGGTGCCGCAGCTGATGACGACCGAGCAGGTGCAGGCCTCGGACGTCGTGATCACGATGGGCTGCGGCGACGTCTGCCCGGTCTTCCCGGGCAAGCGCTACGAGGACTGGAACCTCGCCGACCCGAAGGGCCGCCCCCTCGAGGAGGTCCGCCCGATCCGCGACGACATCCGCGCCCGCGTGCAGGCGCTGGTCGCGGAGCTGCTGCCCACTGCGCCGGTCGAGTAG
- a CDS encoding DapH/DapD/GlmU-related protein, translating into MIDRHEHSPWSFWAEASPERRERQLGLQRELLAAHDGWALGADCYVAESAAVDPERLVLGDRSYIAAGAYLTGEVAIGADCSLNAYTVVRGDVVLGSAVRVGAHTSILGFNHSMEPGIEVFRQPLTSRGIRIGDDVWIGSHVVVLDGVTVGDHAVLAAGAVVTKDVAAGAVVGGNPARRLRWRVPPADAGISDAARLADRARVEIEGILRAAAAGDGPVFSDRPGASPTDRALGDAVELADLLLGTPPPGLDPAAVVARLRGLPVPGADLWTDPEAAYRVLSAGYALDLLGSGFAEPLTAVTEETPAGLVARLDGLRWRDDPWNAGHHVDALGTALHWTRRRGDPVPAGLEEALYGWLLTRADPRSGMWGEASAERGLLLLVNGSYRATRGTFVQHGRPLPYPEAVRDTVLRHSRDDRWFRPERVDACAVLDLVHPLWLTRGSGYRSAEVEPLARTLLAQILGQWRPGRGFAFRLHDADAGLQGTEMWLAVLWYLADLLGASDALGYRPRGVHRPEPAPPR; encoded by the coding sequence GTGATCGACCGCCACGAGCACTCGCCGTGGTCGTTCTGGGCCGAGGCCTCGCCGGAGCGGAGGGAGCGCCAGCTCGGCCTGCAGCGCGAGCTGCTCGCCGCGCACGACGGCTGGGCGCTCGGCGCGGACTGCTACGTCGCGGAGTCGGCCGCGGTCGACCCGGAGCGTCTGGTGCTGGGCGACCGCTCGTACATCGCGGCCGGCGCGTACCTCACGGGCGAGGTCGCGATCGGCGCCGACTGCTCGCTGAACGCCTACACGGTGGTGCGCGGCGACGTCGTCCTCGGCTCGGCCGTGCGGGTCGGCGCGCACACGTCGATCCTCGGCTTCAACCACTCGATGGAGCCCGGGATCGAGGTGTTCCGCCAGCCGCTGACCTCGCGCGGCATCCGCATCGGCGACGACGTCTGGATCGGCTCGCACGTCGTCGTGCTCGACGGCGTGACGGTCGGCGACCACGCCGTGCTGGCCGCGGGCGCGGTCGTGACGAAGGACGTGGCGGCCGGCGCGGTCGTCGGCGGCAACCCCGCGCGGCGGCTGCGCTGGCGGGTGCCGCCCGCCGACGCGGGGATCTCGGACGCCGCCCGCCTGGCGGACCGGGCCCGCGTGGAGATCGAGGGGATCCTCCGCGCTGCGGCCGCCGGCGACGGGCCGGTCTTCAGCGACCGGCCGGGCGCGTCGCCGACGGACCGCGCGCTCGGCGACGCGGTCGAGCTCGCCGACCTCCTGCTCGGCACGCCGCCTCCCGGCCTCGATCCCGCGGCCGTCGTCGCGCGGCTGCGCGGGCTGCCGGTCCCGGGGGCGGACCTCTGGACCGATCCGGAGGCCGCCTACCGGGTGCTCAGCGCGGGCTACGCGCTCGACCTGCTCGGGTCGGGGTTCGCGGAGCCGCTGACCGCCGTGACCGAGGAGACCCCCGCGGGCCTGGTCGCGCGGCTCGACGGGCTGCGCTGGCGCGACGACCCGTGGAACGCCGGCCACCACGTCGACGCCCTCGGCACCGCGCTGCACTGGACCCGCCGCCGCGGCGACCCCGTCCCGGCCGGCCTCGAGGAGGCGCTCTACGGCTGGCTGCTCACCCGCGCCGACCCCCGCAGCGGGATGTGGGGCGAGGCCTCGGCCGAGCGCGGCCTGCTCCTGCTCGTGAACGGCTCCTACCGCGCGACCCGCGGCACCTTCGTGCAGCACGGCCGCCCGCTCCCCTACCCCGAGGCGGTCCGCGACACCGTGCTCCGGCACTCCCGCGACGACCGCTGGTTCCGGCCCGAGCGCGTCGACGCCTGCGCCGTCCTCGACCTCGTCCACCCGCTCTGGCTCACCCGCGGCAGCGGCTACCGCTCCGCCGAGGTCGAGCCGCTGGCGAGGACGCTGCTCGCGCAGATCCTCGGCCAGTGGCGCCCCGGCCGCGGCTTCGCCTTCCGCCTGCACGACGCCGACGCCGGCCTGCAGGGCACCGAGATGTGGCTCGCCGTCCTCTGGTACCTCGCCGACCTGCTCGGCGCCTCCGACGCCCTCGGCTACCGCCCCCGCGGCGTCCACCGCCCGGAGCCGGCCCCGCCGCGCTGA